The following DNA comes from Rhinolophus sinicus isolate RSC01 linkage group LG06, ASM3656204v1, whole genome shotgun sequence.
CCACCTCTGTGAGCTCATGCACTCATCCTCtcctctgcccctctctcctgAGCAGCAAGTCTAGAACCCACTGTCCACAAGGCATCTCACTTGCAGGAAGATGCCAAACCCCTCCTCTTCTCGCTCCCCAAGACCCTCTCAGAGGCTGAGCCAGGGTGCCAGCCTGCATTACGCCTTCTTGCCCACACAGACCGCCATCTGTGACCACGTCCCCGTGATTCTGCCCTGACCAGCTCTGAAGACCATCCCTCCTCTCCTTGCCCAGGCTCTGGCCTGGGTCCCCTCCCTCCATGCCTGCAGCTCCCGGGGCTTCCCTGGTGCTGCATAAACTGCAGGCTGTGTGGGTGTCCAGTGAGAGGGCAGGGTCATGCCTTGTTCGTCTCTGAATTTCCCCCACCTCCACAATGGTTGGAACAGGCCAAAGAGCCACATGGGGCACTCAGAGAGGTCTTGCTGCAGAAAAGGGGGCTTTCCTGGCAGAGGACACAGCCAGGGCAAAGGCAAGAAAGTGGGAAATCACCTCCTATACCCCGGGTGATGGAGAGGTGGCggggctgccctgcccccagAAGCGCAAACCTCAGGGAAAATTGACCAGGGTCTTACCTGCTTCTACAACCTTGAGGTCAAACTTGACCTTGGAGGAGCCGGCGATGACTGCGTAAGACCCCTGGTCAGCAGGGCCCACATCCCTCACTGTCAGCGTGTGCCGTGTGCCCTCTGCTGTCAGGCCAAACTTGTCACTGGCACTGATGTCATTGCCTCCTCGTTGCCAGCGCACCTTCACTCCCGTCTGCTCTGTCTCGGCCTCAAACACGGCAGGGCTGCCGGCGGCCACCTCCACTGACCGTGGCTTCTTGCTGAAGGCTGAGACTGAGGGACCAATGGAGGCTGCAGGGGCCCCTGACTTGCCCATATAGCCTCCCCTGCAGCTCCTCTTATTAAATTCGATGATAAGCACTTTAACGCGTCACCTCCTTTAATGCTCCGATGTCTCTATGAGGCAGGTGCAGTTACTatgcccatttctcagatgaggacaccgaggttcagagaggttaagtgacttacaaaaatcacacagccagtaggCGAGAGAGCCTAACCTTCACAAAGGACTTTTGCTACATGCGCCCCTGGATACTCTACCTGGGGAAACCAGTGATGAGCCCAACTCCCCCTTAGCAAGGGACAGGTATTCTGACTGCTTGGTGTGGCTAAATTTGTCCTCCAAGGGCCTCAGGCTGAGAATCAGCAACTGAGATAAAGCTggcctgggagggggctgggggctgggggggctgGATCCCTGCCCTGGACAGCCTCGGTAAGGACACAGGCCAGGACCAGGACCCCGTGGTCCTGTGAAAGGCTGTGACTTTCTCTGCCCTTGGCCCGGGCTCAGGGGCCTCTTGACTGTCCTCTCCCAGAGCAGAATGCATTACGTCAAAGAGGGGCCATGCCTTGTGTGGGGACAACAGGAGTGCAGTCCTACAAAGCAGAGAatctcagagctggaaggaaccaGCTCAACCCCTCCTTgtataaatggggaaactgagacccagagaagggaaggactTGCCCAGGAGCATTCAGTGAGCCTGGCTGGGATCTAGATTCGACCTGGGTGCCTGTCTGCAGTGGCCTTTTTCCAAAAGGCAAGCCAGGCCTAACCTTGCTGCAGAAGGAgatggggttgggggtagggaagTGTTCCCCTGTGCCCTGAGAGTGGGGGGATGGCTCTAGGGGCCTCCTGCATTggctctctctcctctgtgctccTGACCCCACTTTATCCTCATTCTCACCAGAAAAATGGGGAGAAGAAACTGAGAGCCAGAAAAAGGCTCAGGAGGACAGACCCGCTTCAGGAACTTGATCCCAGTCCTGCCCCCCACAATGTTGATGCCCCCAGCCCTCTGTGCCCCACCCTCTGCCCAACCCCTGGAACTACCTGGCTTCTTCCCTGGCTCAGGCATCTTGAGAGAAGTCACACCAGGAACGGAGCAGGCCACCCAAAGAGGATCTGAGCAGGGACCCGTCCCCACGCTATATAAGGGGCCCTCCCCCTTCCAGGCCCTCCTTATCTGCCTCCTTCCCAGCTACCTGCTAAATATAGACAAATTCCACAGAGTGAGGGCTCTTAGGAGAAGGTGGGGCCATGTTGTTCCTGGCtggcccctctcccttcccccgcCAGCCCAATATGATGGCTTGTGCCCCCAACCCTCAATGAACCTGAGAGGTACCCCCAACCTCTGTCTATATGTCCATCTGACAGGCAAATTGTGCAATGGGAGTATGCTGGGCTCATGACCCTGAGGTGGATGGATCAAACACACATCCTCACTGGGCAGTGTGGGTGATAGTTACCCACACAGACCCTGGGGCCTGGCGGCCCTGAGTCCTGGCACTGTCACTCCCTTAATCTCCcagtgccttagtttcctcatctgtaaagtggggctgcTGATAGCAACACCCACTTCATAGGATTGTTCCATGAATGAAGCGGGTTTACCAATGACAAGGCTAGAGCAGTACCAGGCATGTAGAAAACGCTGAATGAATGTTTGCTCTTATTATCTGGCCCCTAGTATTGCAGCTCACAGCGCCCTGGGCTGGCTTCAGGCTGGGGGACCCTGGGGGGCATTAGTTCAGGTCAGGTGGGGAAGGGCAGCAGTGAGGGCTGACATCCCCCAAGGGCAAGACCTCGGTGAGTCAGCAGGTGGGGACATGGGAGTAAATCTCTAAAAGGATCCTAAGTGGAAGACACAAGCAGAGCTGGCTCTTGCCAAAGTCACAAGGATTCACACAAAAATTACTGTCAGAATGTTCTGAATCCCCTCATGCCATAACTGTTCCTCTGTGACCTCTGCCCCCATGATTGGCCCCCTCCCATCAGGGGCATCAGTTGctacacagaaaaaaaggaaattacacgTGACGCCCTCCCAGCAAGACCCAAAATCAGGAAAGGTCATTTGTCCCCAGTGGTCAAATGAGCAATTCTCCACACAAGCATTGTCCACGTGGTCGAAACTTACTATCCCTTTCACCACCAAAATCTGCTCTTTTCtgccattttaaccacttttaagccACATCACATGCCCCTGTGCCTTCTTTAAAAGAAGCCTGTGCACCACTGACCCTTTCCCAGGATTTGGAGACTCCCGTAGGTAGGGAGTGTCACGGTTGGGCTTCCAGGAGCCAGAGCCCTTGGGACGAGGAGGTGTGTGAAGTCTGCCCAATAGCATTGGCCCCAGAGTCTGGGTTCTCTGAGGTCTGCAGGCTGCTTCAGGAAGTTCCCTCAATCCCAGGCTGTCAGCCGACACTTCTTGCTACTGAGGAGTCAGGAGCAAGAAGCTTCTAGGCTTTCTGGctcatctttttctgtttttcccctgCTGTGGGCTGGAAGCCAGAGAGCACGAGACACTGGATTTTATTCAAGAGGTTCGCCTGTGTCTAGGGTCCTGCTCACATGGATTCTGTGAGGACACTTTGTGGCCCACCAGAGCTCTGGGGCTTAATTCCTGCTCCCCACCATACTGAACAGGCCCATTCCAGACATGGGCAGCCTCCTACCTCACACTGACATGGCAGCCCATGTGGGATGGGATCTGGTGTTCTCTtcaccagctgtgtgaacttggacaaacTACTTGACCTCTACAAGCCTCAGTTTCacagtctgtaaaatgggatgatattAGACTTCACTTCTCAAGGTTGACATGTAATAAATGGCCAGAAAACCCATTGttgttgccattattattatcatcatcactgGGGTCGTAACCTAGAGATTATGAGTTTAAGCCTCattgaggcttttaaaaatatatattttccaggTCTGGAGGgctttttaatgatttattcCCCCAATAACAACTGAAGACTCCTTCTTTCCGCCAGGTCTAACTCCTGGTCGGGCACTGTGTGTCATTTGTCCTCATGTCCCCAGCATCCAAACATTGGGTAGGGTCTTCAGTAAATGCCCGATGGACAAACGAGAAAAAGAGAGATCACACAGGGGGCCCAGACAAGGTGCAGAAACAAATTTAAGAGATTCTCTGTGCTGCAAAAGGACGCACAGAGAATAACTTTAATAATGGGGTTTCTTATAGAAGCTAATGGGGGGCAGGTGTGGGAAGGGGGAGATGCTTAAAAAGGTAAGTTCAATTTATACAGATATGGTTACTTCGAACTCCCCAGGAAGCACCCTGGTTGTACTAAGCAAGGCTGACCCTTCCCTGGGGTCAGATGCCCAAGTGGCCTTCTAGAGGCTGTGCTGGAGTCCTGGTGGGAGGCGAAGCAGGGATGTGGACAGGGGGcttggaggagaagggaggggcaaTGAGGCGAGGCCTGGCCCGCCACAGTCCTACCCTGGCCCCTGGGAGCTTCACTCCCTGTGTCCGACTGGGCGAGGGGTTAATGCTATGGCCAGCGGGGAGGCCTGGCGGGCCCAGCGGGTGTGCGGGCCAGGGCTCAGTGGGGCGGGTGGCGCCGCTCGGCCAGGCCCCCACGGCCCAGCACCTCCCCGCTGAACTGGTAGGTGAGCTTCTTCTTGACCTTCTTGACCTCGCCCGTCTTGCCGTAGTTGCGCAGTGCGCGCGCCATCTTCTGGTAGGTCATCTTCTTGCGGTTGCCCTTCTGGATGCCCCAGCGGTGTGCCAGCGCCTCTTTGTGCTTGGACGAGAACTGGAAGGTGCCCTTATCCTTGTCCACCCACCAGATGCTGTCCTTCATGTCGCCGCTGCGCAGCAGGTCGAGCAGGAACTGGTACAGGCGGATCTTCTTCTTGCTGCCTGTGGGCGGGAGGTGGGGTGGTCAGCGCCCCAGCTTGGGGACCCATGCCCACCACCCCATGGAGTGCCACGGGGGAACCggctcccccaccccatgcctggcacacacacactcacacccactcACACACAGCACAGATAGGTACAACACTCATACACACGTGCTCACAGACGCCACCACAAACCACACGTGTGAACACACACATTGGCAAacggtcacacacacacacacacacacacacacacacacacactcggttCTGCGGTATGACTGCTGCATCAGTTGGCCTTGTCTGGGGTGGGCATGGGTCACACATATGGCTGGGGTTGGCGCAGGAGCTGGGTCCCCCTACCTGTTTCTCCATGCAGGAGGCCTGGCCCTGGCTCCAGGCCTTCGGCCTCCCCATCAGATACCTCCAGCGGGGGGCTTTGCCGCTCACCCTCCTCCTCATCCGAGCTGGGCTGGGCGGGGGACAGGGAGGGGTACGGAAGGCACATACGGGGGAGGTAGGGGACCTGGAAAGGTGGGGAGAAGAGAATTGAGGTCAGTGAGGGACATTTAAAGCTCAGAGCTGTGGGACGGGTGTCAGTGGAGTGAGAGAAGATGGAGTGCTGAGGACGGGGAGGTCAGCAGGGCCAGAAGGATT
Coding sequences within:
- the SPI1 gene encoding transcription factor PU.1 isoform X2, with product MLQACKMEGFPLVPPQPSEDLVPYDTDLYQRQTHEYYPYLSSDGESHSDHYWDFHPHHVHSEFESFAENHFTELQSVQPPQLQQLYRHMELEQMHVLDTPMAPTHAGLGHQVPYLPRMCLPYPSLSPAQPSSDEEEGERQSPPLEVSDGEAEGLEPGPGLLHGETGSKKKIRLYQFLLDLLRSGDMKDSIWWVDKDKGTFQFSSKHKEALAHRWGIQKGNRKKMTYQKMARALRNYGKTGEVKKVKKKLTYQFSGEVLGRGGLAERRHPPH
- the SPI1 gene encoding transcription factor PU.1 isoform X3; translated protein: MLQACKMEGFPLVPPPSEDLVPYDTDLYQRQTHEYYPYLSSDGESHSDHYWDFHPHHVHSEFESFAENHFTELQSVQPPQLQQLYRHMELEQMHVLDTPMAPTHAGLGHQVPYLPRMCLPYPSLSPAQPSSDEEEGERQSPPLEVSDGEAEGLEPGPGLLHGETGSKKKIRLYQFLLDLLRSGDMKDSIWWVDKDKGTFQFSSKHKEALAHRWGIQKGNRKKMTYQKMARALRNYGKTGEVKKVKKKLTYQFSGEVLGRGGLAERRHPPH
- the SPI1 gene encoding transcription factor PU.1 isoform X1, producing MCLKANVETCVNPRVSVWTYWPSEDLVPYDTDLYQRQTHEYYPYLSSDGESHSDHYWDFHPHHVHSEFESFAENHFTELQSVQPPQLQQLYRHMELEQMHVLDTPMAPTHAGLGHQVPYLPRMCLPYPSLSPAQPSSDEEEGERQSPPLEVSDGEAEGLEPGPGLLHGETGSKKKIRLYQFLLDLLRSGDMKDSIWWVDKDKGTFQFSSKHKEALAHRWGIQKGNRKKMTYQKMARALRNYGKTGEVKKVKKKLTYQFSGEVLGRGGLAERRHPPH